Proteins encoded within one genomic window of Mesobacillus subterraneus:
- a CDS encoding glycogen biosynthesis protein GlgD — protein MKKRSKQNNPEQKTRNGINNQDLELGMDQNPVKEAKKRYEKSGGQPVKSKFHPEPGQSS, from the coding sequence TTGAAAAAACGCTCAAAGCAGAACAATCCTGAACAAAAAACGCGCAATGGCATCAATAACCAGGATCTTGAGCTTGGAATGGACCAGAATCCGGTAAAAGAAGCGAAGAAAAGATATGAAAAAAGCGGTGGACAGCCCGTAAAATCAAAATTTCATCCTGAACCAGGGCAATCTTCATAA
- a CDS encoding YtzC family protein, which yields MATRQSVDQLLQQCEDAINLAQDQYKNAATQEHYNDGNYTNALQALEEAYNDLAKLSFSANSQQREQLHRMRLQLQQVQNNMILLDH from the coding sequence TTGGCTACACGTCAATCGGTTGACCAGTTACTTCAGCAATGTGAGGATGCAATCAATCTGGCCCAGGATCAATACAAGAATGCCGCTACTCAGGAACATTATAATGATGGCAATTACACCAATGCACTGCAGGCGCTTGAGGAAGCATATAATGATCTGGCCAAGCTTTCCTTCAGCGCAAATTCCCAGCAGCGTGAACAACTGCACAGAATGAGGCTTCAGCTTCAGCAAGTCCAAAACAATATGATTTTGCTTGATCATTAA